The proteins below come from a single Iocasia fonsfrigidae genomic window:
- the eutC gene encoding ethanolamine ammonia-lyase subunit EutC, whose protein sequence is MTEGVDFREDNIEDIRERNIQQEIFISSPLDLKMIRALKKTTPARIAVGRSGPRYKTSTLLRFRADHAAARDSVISKTDQRVIEGMNLFSVKTLCRDKEEYLTRPDLGRKFSEETISLIKERCIYQPDVQIVVGDGLSSKSIEANARDVLLSLTAGLKLYEISVGTPFFIKYARVAAMDYISEALQAKVTCILIGERPGLATAQSMSAYLAYEAKVGMVENRRTVVSNIHQDGTPPVEAGAYLVSIIQQMLFQQASGLELQL, encoded by the coding sequence ATGACAGAGGGGGTTGATTTTCGAGAAGATAATATTGAGGATATCAGGGAGAGAAACATTCAGCAGGAGATATTTATTAGCAGTCCACTGGATTTAAAGATGATCAGAGCTCTAAAAAAGACTACCCCGGCCAGGATTGCTGTGGGGAGATCAGGACCGCGCTATAAAACCAGTACCCTTTTAAGGTTTCGGGCAGACCATGCTGCAGCCAGGGATTCGGTAATCAGTAAAACAGACCAAAGGGTAATTGAGGGAATGAATCTTTTTTCTGTTAAGACTTTATGCCGTGATAAGGAAGAATACTTAACCAGGCCGGACCTGGGGCGCAAATTTTCAGAGGAGACGATAAGTTTGATCAAAGAGAGGTGTATCTATCAGCCGGATGTACAGATTGTAGTTGGTGATGGATTGAGTTCAAAATCAATCGAGGCCAATGCCAGGGATGTTCTTCTTTCTTTAACAGCAGGGCTTAAATTATATGAAATCAGTGTCGGCACCCCCTTTTTTATTAAGTATGCCCGGGTAGCGGCCATGGATTATATCTCAGAGGCTTTACAAGCGAAGGTTACCTGTATTTTGATCGGGGAGAGACCAGGCCTGGCTACTGCCCAAAGTATGTCTGCCTATCTGGCTTATGAAGCTAAGGTTGGTATGGTAGAAAACAGGAGAACGGTAGTATCCAATATTCATCAGGATGGTACTCCTCCAGTTGAGGCCGGAGCCTATCTGGTAAGTATTATCCAGCAGATGTTATTTCAGCAAGCTAGTGGTCTGGAACTACAATTATAA
- a CDS encoding prolyl-tRNA synthetase associated domain-containing protein: MTNEEKEVIDLLENLEIEYKRVEHPPVFTVVEAKKRCEIEGTGCKNLFLKTNKNYYLTIIEDSKRADLKGISKQLKISRLSFANEEELADLLGLKPGEVTPFGLIKDIDNEVIVIVDNELEDSNFVSFHPNVNTSTLTLKYNDFEKFLDWTGNTIVKTIV, from the coding sequence ATGACTAATGAAGAAAAGGAAGTAATAGATCTACTTGAGAATCTTGAGATTGAGTATAAAAGAGTAGAACATCCGCCAGTTTTTACAGTTGTGGAAGCAAAAAAGAGATGTGAAATTGAAGGAACAGGTTGCAAAAATTTATTTTTAAAAACCAATAAAAATTATTATTTGACTATAATTGAAGATTCTAAAAGAGCAGATTTAAAAGGTATATCAAAACAATTAAAAATATCTAGATTATCTTTTGCTAATGAAGAAGAATTAGCTGATTTATTAGGTTTAAAACCAGGGGAAGTAACTCCTTTTGGATTAATTAAAGATATAGATAATGAAGTTATAGTTATAGTTGATAATGAATTAGAAGATTCTAATTTTGTCTCATTTCATCCTAATGTTAATACGTCTACATTGACATTAAAATATAATGATTTTGAAAAGTTTTTAGATTGGACGGGAAATACAATTGTTAAAACAATAGTTTAA
- a CDS encoding ethanolamine ammonia-lyase reactivating factor EutA: MGQKIISVGLDIGTSTTQLVISELILADLAGQGKVPSIEILTKEIKYRSKIYFTPLQSSDVIDGPAVREIVSNEYKLAGIEKKDIQSGAVIITGEAARKKNSKVISHQLADLIGEFVVATAGPDLESVIAGMGSGACRLSKENSEVIANFDIGGGTSNIAVFQKGELIDTACLNIGGRLIKFDDENRISYISKYVKEIAASLNLSLGIGDSLIDDGLQDKIKKIVEQMVQCFLELLGFKPLSDICKSLLVGSSLKNSYQLDKVSFSGGVGEYFYAVSHSQRKEFNDLIISYGDIGPLLALAIKDSELKNMVRISKTQEKINATVIGAGLHVSEISGSTITYTGNSLPQKNIPLIKLFTAETKEDLEGLGWKIRQRLQLYNFNDEKQRVALALKGPEVPSFSEVTEYARQITTGLREYIQAGLPVIIVLEHDFAKALGQALRTLLGIGYELICIDGINVNKGDYIDIGKPLSRGIVLPVIIKTLIFE, encoded by the coding sequence ATGGGTCAGAAGATAATAAGTGTGGGACTTGATATTGGTACATCTACAACCCAGCTTGTTATTAGTGAACTAATACTGGCTGATCTGGCCGGTCAGGGAAAAGTGCCTAGTATAGAAATTCTTACTAAAGAGATAAAATATCGCAGCAAGATCTATTTTACCCCTCTGCAGAGTAGTGATGTTATCGATGGACCAGCAGTAAGGGAGATTGTTAGTAATGAATATAAGCTGGCTGGAATAGAGAAAAAAGATATCCAGTCAGGGGCTGTAATAATAACCGGGGAAGCAGCCCGTAAGAAGAATTCGAAAGTAATTAGCCATCAGCTAGCAGATTTAATTGGGGAGTTTGTGGTGGCTACAGCTGGCCCGGATCTGGAATCAGTTATAGCTGGAATGGGGTCAGGGGCCTGTCGCTTATCTAAAGAGAACAGTGAAGTGATCGCTAATTTTGATATTGGGGGTGGAACCAGTAATATAGCTGTTTTCCAGAAAGGAGAACTTATCGATACAGCCTGTTTAAATATTGGAGGTCGGCTTATAAAATTCGATGATGAGAACAGGATTTCCTATATTTCTAAATATGTAAAGGAGATAGCTGCTAGTTTGAATTTATCCCTGGGAATTGGTGACAGTCTTATTGATGACGGATTACAGGATAAGATTAAGAAGATAGTTGAGCAGATGGTACAGTGTTTTTTAGAACTGCTGGGTTTTAAACCACTGTCTGACATATGTAAAAGCCTTCTGGTGGGTAGTAGTCTGAAAAATAGTTATCAGCTTGATAAAGTATCTTTTTCTGGAGGGGTTGGAGAATACTTTTATGCTGTTTCCCATAGCCAGAGAAAGGAATTCAATGACCTTATTATAAGCTATGGTGATATTGGTCCTCTGCTGGCCCTGGCAATTAAGGATAGTGAACTTAAAAACATGGTCAGGATTAGTAAGACTCAGGAGAAGATTAATGCAACTGTGATTGGTGCTGGACTCCATGTAAGCGAAATAAGTGGTAGTACAATTACTTATACTGGAAACAGTCTGCCCCAAAAAAATATCCCACTTATAAAATTGTTTACTGCTGAGACTAAAGAAGATTTAGAGGGATTGGGATGGAAGATTAGACAGAGATTGCAATTATATAATTTTAATGATGAGAAACAAAGGGTTGCCCTGGCGTTAAAAGGGCCGGAAGTACCATCATTTTCTGAAGTTACGGAATATGCCCGACAGATCACTACTGGTCTACGGGAATATATTCAGGCAGGTCTGCCAGTAATTATTGTCCTGGAACATGATTTTGCCAAAGCCCTGGGTCAGGCCTTAAGAACCCTCCTGGGGATAGGTTATGAGCTGATCTGTATTGATGGTATTAATGTTAATAAGGGTGATTATATTGATATAGGAAAACCCCTTTCCCGGGGAATTGTTTTACCTGTTATTATAAAAACACTGATTTTTGAGTAA
- a CDS encoding NAD(P)-dependent alcohol dehydrogenase, which produces MKGFAMLKIGETGWIEKEKPTAGEYDAVVKPLAVSPCTSDIHTVFEGGVGERHNMMLGHEAVGEVVEVGDKVKDFKAGDRVVVPAITPDWNTREIQNGRHQHSGGMLAGWKFSNIKDGVFAEFFHVNNADMNLAHLPEDIPLEAAVMITDMMTTGFHGTEMADVQFGDTVAVIGIGPVGLMAVASANLRGAGRIIAVGSRPVCIDVAQKYGATDIVSYKNGDTVEQIMELTNGNGVDATIIAGGSVEIASSAVKITAPNGTIANINYFGSGDNVPIPRAEWGCGMAHKTITGGLCPGGRVRMEKLVELIKYNRLDPALMATHVFKGLDKVEEALMLMKDKPRDLIKPVVLVN; this is translated from the coding sequence ATGAAGGGTTTTGCAATGCTTAAGATTGGTGAAACTGGCTGGATTGAAAAAGAAAAACCTACTGCTGGGGAATATGATGCAGTTGTTAAACCATTAGCAGTATCTCCATGTACATCAGATATTCACACTGTTTTTGAAGGTGGAGTTGGAGAAAGACATAATATGATGTTGGGACATGAAGCTGTCGGTGAAGTTGTCGAAGTAGGGGATAAGGTTAAAGACTTCAAAGCAGGTGATAGAGTTGTTGTTCCTGCTATTACACCTGACTGGAATACACGTGAAATTCAAAATGGAAGACATCAGCACTCAGGTGGAATGCTTGCCGGTTGGAAATTTTCAAATATTAAAGATGGTGTTTTTGCTGAGTTTTTTCACGTTAATAATGCTGATATGAATCTGGCTCACTTACCTGAAGATATTCCCTTAGAAGCTGCTGTGATGATAACTGATATGATGACTACTGGATTTCACGGAACAGAGATGGCTGATGTTCAATTTGGAGATACAGTTGCTGTTATAGGTATTGGTCCAGTTGGTTTAATGGCTGTAGCAAGTGCTAATTTAAGAGGTGCAGGAAGGATAATAGCTGTTGGAAGTAGACCTGTCTGTATTGATGTTGCTCAAAAATATGGTGCAACAGATATAGTAAGTTATAAAAATGGTGATACTGTTGAACAGATTATGGAGTTAACTAATGGTAATGGTGTAGATGCTACGATAATTGCCGGTGGTTCAGTTGAGATAGCTTCATCAGCAGTAAAAATTACAGCCCCTAATGGAACAATTGCGAACATAAATTATTTTGGGTCAGGGGATAATGTACCAATTCCTCGTGCTGAGTGGGGTTGTGGCATGGCTCATAAAACTATAACCGGTGGGCTCTGCCCAGGTGGAAGGGTAAGGATGGAAAAATTAGTTGAATTAATTAAGTATAACCGCCTGGATCCGGCTCTGATGGCCACCCATGTATTTAAGGGCTTGGATAAAGTTGAAGAGGCTTTGATGCTGATGAAAGATAAGCCTAGAGACTTAATCAAGCCGGTTGTACTTGTTAACTAG
- the ubiE gene encoding bifunctional demethylmenaquinone methyltransferase/2-methoxy-6-polyprenyl-1,4-benzoquinol methylase UbiE, with translation MKKKEKTRDRCLIKNSSKENKEKIVLDIFNSAVHKYDLMNTLMTMGLDRYWRKLVVNYSGIRSGDKGLDLCCGTGILTIELAHAVGSSGTIIGIDFAANMLALARKRTHSNNLEQVIKLINGNVLNIPFQENTFDCATVAWGLRNVSDLQLAIQEMRRVVKPGAKVISLDMAHPEIPIFKDLYWYLFKIIIPPIAKIFSSYKKAYQYLYESARAFITQKQLAELFRSSGLINVKYHNLCGGIVAIVEGTKSLPHFPY, from the coding sequence TTGAAAAAGAAGGAAAAGACTAGGGACAGGTGTTTAATAAAAAACTCAAGTAAAGAAAACAAAGAAAAAATAGTATTGGATATCTTTAATTCAGCAGTACATAAATATGACTTGATGAATACCCTAATGACTATGGGGTTAGATAGATACTGGCGGAAGTTAGTGGTTAACTATAGTGGAATTAGAAGTGGTGATAAGGGATTAGACCTTTGTTGTGGAACAGGTATCTTAACAATAGAGCTGGCTCATGCTGTAGGTTCAAGTGGCACAATAATTGGGATTGATTTTGCTGCTAACATGTTAGCTTTAGCCAGAAAAAGAACACATAGTAATAATCTAGAACAGGTAATCAAGCTAATAAATGGAAATGTCTTAAATATACCATTTCAAGAAAACACCTTTGACTGTGCTACAGTTGCCTGGGGTCTACGTAATGTTTCCGATCTTCAACTTGCCATCCAAGAAATGAGACGGGTTGTTAAACCAGGGGCAAAAGTCATCTCTCTGGATATGGCACACCCCGAAATACCTATTTTCAAAGACCTTTACTGGTACCTTTTTAAAATAATAATACCACCCATTGCTAAAATATTTTCTTCTTATAAAAAAGCCTACCAGTATCTTTATGAATCAGCTAGGGCCTTTATCACCCAAAAGCAATTAGCTGAACTGTTTCGTAGTTCAGGCTTAATTAATGTTAAATACCATAATCTCTGCGGTGGAATAGTAGCCATAGTAGAAGGAACAAAATCGTTGCCCCATTTCCCTTACTAA
- a CDS encoding nucleotidyltransferase domain-containing protein — translation MFKHHEETISNITKKLRKRDDILAVIVCGSIAHGFETELSDVDIMIVISDENYKKRKESGDIHYYEKESCTYESGYIDGKYISMDFINQVIEKGSEPARFAFEGAFITYSQVYNLDKKLKQIIKYPIKKKKENICRFYAQFEAWKWYSEEAIKHKNVYLLNHSISKFILFAGRLILSYNEVLYPYHKWFIKVLDRVEKKPIKMIDKINLLLKEPTHDNISSLYQAVNEFYDWEKMNQDWPSVFMQDSELNWLVGKVSIDDI, via the coding sequence ATGTTTAAACATCATGAAGAAACAATTAGTAATATTACTAAAAAATTAAGAAAAAGAGATGATATATTAGCAGTGATAGTGTGCGGTTCTATTGCCCATGGTTTTGAAACTGAATTATCAGATGTTGATATAATGATAGTAATTTCCGATGAAAATTATAAAAAACGAAAAGAATCAGGAGATATTCATTACTACGAAAAGGAATCATGTACTTATGAATCTGGTTATATAGATGGTAAATATATAAGCATGGATTTTATAAATCAAGTTATAGAAAAAGGAAGTGAACCGGCAAGGTTTGCTTTTGAAGGTGCTTTTATTACCTATTCACAGGTTTATAATTTAGATAAAAAACTAAAACAGATTATAAAGTATCCGATAAAAAAGAAGAAAGAAAATATATGTAGATTTTATGCCCAGTTTGAGGCTTGGAAATGGTATTCAGAAGAGGCAATAAAACATAAAAATGTTTATTTATTAAATCATTCTATATCTAAATTTATACTATTTGCAGGAAGGCTTATTTTGTCATATAACGAAGTGCTGTATCCTTACCACAAATGGTTTATTAAAGTTTTAGATAGAGTTGAAAAAAAACCAATTAAAATGATAGATAAAATTAATTTATTACTAAAAGAACCAACACATGATAATATCTCATCTCTTTATCAAGCTGTAAACGAATTTTATGATTGGGAAAAAATGAATCAAGATTGGCCGAGTGTATTTATGCAAGATAGTGAGTTAAATTGGTTAGTTGGAAAAGTATCCATTGATGATATTTAG
- a CDS encoding APC family permease, whose product MNDLQEGKQMERGISFLGLVTLASGTVTGVGFLMMSGDIVSHVGSFNLVVTYIVGMMAEIFAMLAAATLASSYPSAGSVVTYARKVLNNHTLGFLAACALWLGMIAIDGAELMALGRYIYYFLPQMDYYWWGVIVTIVFIAINLLGVSMTSKTQSILGLVMWSGLMSVPLIVLSSGQTDISYWQTFQETIGFNDWMTAIFFGVYCYVGFVTILPAAEETVEPEIRIPKAMLVGTLITGFFYIAGGLAITTLRPTSELLALADNGPFASVWVKAMEVIWNGKGAVWMNSIAIITSLTTANACVYGGARMLYGMARERQLPESFRKISERFRIPIIPIIVTGGAILFCVLTGAIRIVSVIANFVFFPLWGIIGLASYKNLSNKLKAGGKLSDKIPFYIPGGRLWPVVTIIMAVAFTIITFLATDDVIFGGGITVVFFVVMWLYYILWNKYNKNKGIDIVTEAEKYETIKADVQSWEA is encoded by the coding sequence ATGAATGATTTACAGGAAGGAAAACAGATGGAAAGGGGTATCAGCTTTCTGGGGCTGGTAACCCTGGCAAGTGGGACTGTAACAGGTGTAGGCTTTTTGATGATGAGTGGTGATATTGTCAGTCATGTAGGGAGTTTTAATCTGGTGGTTACATATATAGTAGGCATGATGGCGGAAATATTTGCTATGTTGGCTGCTGCTACCCTGGCATCTAGTTATCCATCAGCTGGTAGTGTGGTAACCTATGCCCGCAAGGTATTAAATAATCATACCCTGGGTTTTCTGGCAGCCTGCGCACTATGGCTAGGTATGATAGCTATTGATGGAGCAGAATTGATGGCTTTAGGAAGGTATATATATTATTTCCTACCTCAAATGGATTACTACTGGTGGGGGGTTATTGTCACAATAGTTTTTATTGCTATCAATTTATTAGGAGTCTCGATGACTTCTAAAACTCAGTCTATTTTAGGTTTGGTTATGTGGTCTGGTCTGATGTCTGTACCTCTTATTGTTTTGTCAAGTGGGCAGACAGATATTTCTTACTGGCAGACTTTCCAGGAGACGATTGGTTTTAATGACTGGATGACAGCTATTTTCTTTGGGGTTTATTGTTATGTTGGTTTTGTAACTATTCTACCAGCAGCAGAGGAGACTGTTGAACCGGAGATCAGGATTCCCAAGGCAATGTTGGTAGGTACATTGATAACTGGTTTTTTCTATATTGCCGGGGGTTTAGCAATTACGACTTTGAGGCCTACTTCAGAATTGCTGGCTTTGGCTGATAATGGGCCCTTTGCCAGTGTCTGGGTTAAAGCGATGGAGGTTATTTGGAATGGTAAAGGGGCAGTCTGGATGAATTCTATTGCTATTATTACCTCTTTAACAACTGCCAATGCCTGTGTCTATGGTGGGGCTAGAATGCTGTATGGTATGGCCAGAGAAAGACAGTTGCCTGAATCTTTCAGAAAGATAAGCGAAAGATTTAGAATACCGATTATTCCGATTATTGTAACTGGAGGGGCTATTCTATTTTGTGTATTAACCGGGGCTATAAGGATAGTATCAGTAATAGCCAATTTTGTATTCTTCCCGCTCTGGGGTATAATTGGACTGGCTTCTTATAAAAACCTATCTAATAAATTAAAAGCTGGTGGTAAGTTAAGTGATAAGATACCTTTTTATATCCCTGGTGGAAGGCTCTGGCCGGTAGTTACTATTATTATGGCAGTTGCTTTTACCATAATTACCTTTCTGGCTACTGATGATGTTATCTTTGGTGGGGGAATAACGGTAGTTTTCTTTGTAGTGATGTGGCTCTATTATATCCTGTGGAATAAGTATAATAAAAACAAAGGAATAGATATTGTTACAGAAGCAGAGAAATATGAAACAATTAAGGCTGATGTCCAGAGTTGGGAGGCATAG
- a CDS encoding ethanolamine ammonia-lyase subunit EutB, with the protein MLMYKTRLLNKVYQFVDLKEVLAKANEEKSGDKLAGIAASSMAERVAAKIVLSELLIEEISNNPVIRYETDEVTRVIQDGVEQEVYNNIKNWTIAELREYILDENTKNSQLKSLSRGLTSEVIAAVTKLMSNLDLIYSAKKIEVITHCNTEIGERGRLSSRLQPNHPKDDLAGVLASVREGLSYGIGDAVIGINPVADTVSGTINLLKGLHDFKEEWSVPTQVCVLAHINSQLEAVKQGAPADLIFQSIAGSEKGNESFGVNVSRLDQAQKLIREEGTAPGPNLLYFETGQGSELSAEAHFGVDQLTMEARCYGLARCYQPFLVNTVVGFIGPEYLYDSKQVIRAGLEDHFMGKLSGLPMGVDVCYTNHMKADQNDIENLAVLLTSAGCNYFIGIPHGDDVMLNYQAASYHDIVTLHQTLGCRPAREFEDWLEEMGIYQDGKITPKMGDPSIFSQKRKGE; encoded by the coding sequence ATGCTAATGTATAAAACCAGATTATTAAATAAGGTTTACCAATTTGTTGACCTTAAAGAGGTACTGGCTAAAGCCAATGAGGAAAAATCAGGTGATAAACTGGCTGGTATTGCTGCCAGTAGTATGGCAGAAAGGGTGGCGGCAAAGATAGTTTTAAGTGAGCTTCTGATTGAGGAGATTAGTAATAACCCGGTTATCAGATATGAGACAGATGAGGTTACCAGGGTTATCCAGGATGGAGTTGAGCAGGAGGTTTACAATAATATAAAGAACTGGACCATTGCTGAACTAAGGGAATATATTCTGGATGAGAATACGAAAAATTCCCAGTTGAAAAGCCTTAGCCGGGGTTTGACCAGTGAGGTTATAGCTGCTGTTACTAAATTGATGTCAAACCTTGATTTGATCTACAGCGCAAAAAAAATTGAAGTGATTACTCATTGTAATACTGAAATTGGAGAAAGAGGAAGGCTTTCTTCTAGATTACAGCCCAATCACCCCAAAGATGACCTGGCAGGGGTACTTGCTTCGGTTAGAGAGGGTTTAAGTTATGGTATTGGGGATGCAGTAATCGGTATTAACCCTGTAGCAGATACGGTCAGTGGAACTATTAATCTATTGAAGGGTCTCCATGATTTTAAAGAAGAGTGGTCAGTACCTACTCAGGTATGTGTCCTGGCTCATATTAATAGTCAGTTAGAGGCTGTTAAACAGGGGGCTCCAGCAGATCTTATTTTTCAGAGTATTGCTGGTTCAGAGAAAGGGAATGAGTCTTTCGGAGTTAATGTCAGCAGATTAGATCAGGCTCAAAAACTTATAAGAGAAGAAGGGACAGCCCCTGGTCCAAACCTACTTTATTTTGAAACAGGCCAGGGTTCTGAACTTTCGGCTGAGGCACATTTTGGAGTAGACCAGTTGACCATGGAAGCCCGCTGTTATGGCCTGGCCCGCTGTTATCAACCCTTTCTGGTAAATACAGTAGTGGGTTTTATTGGTCCAGAATATCTTTATGACAGCAAACAGGTCATCAGGGCAGGGTTAGAAGACCATTTTATGGGTAAACTTAGTGGTCTGCCGATGGGGGTAGATGTCTGTTACACAAACCATATGAAAGCAGACCAGAATGATATTGAGAATCTAGCTGTTTTACTTACCTCAGCAGGTTGTAATTATTTTATTGGGATACCCCATGGTGATGATGTGATGTTAAATTATCAGGCTGCCAGTTATCATGACATTGTAACCTTACATCAGACCCTGGGCTGTCGTCCAGCCAGGGAATTTGAAGACTGGCTGGAAGAGATGGGGATTTATCAAGATGGTAAAATCACTCCTAAAATGGGGGACCCATCTATATTTTCTCAAAAAAGAAAGGGGGAGTAA
- a CDS encoding ANTAR domain-containing response regulator, producing MTKYNILIAEDEPLIRMDLKEMVAEYGYNVVADVGNGEEAVKKARSCEPDLAILDIKMPGLTGLKVAEIMHAEDIAPVILLTAYSQSEFIEDAKNKGVMHYLIKPVDEKELMVSIELVIARYKDLKLARQEVQRAYNKLSERKIIERAKGVLMTDEKFSEKEAYQKIQRVSMNRGISMKEIAEMIIINSELK from the coding sequence ATGACTAAGTATAATATTTTAATAGCAGAAGATGAACCCCTGATTAGAATGGATTTAAAGGAAATGGTTGCAGAATATGGCTATAATGTTGTAGCTGATGTAGGTAATGGTGAAGAGGCTGTAAAAAAGGCTAGAAGCTGTGAACCGGACCTGGCTATTCTGGATATTAAAATGCCAGGTTTGACGGGTTTAAAGGTGGCTGAAATAATGCATGCTGAAGATATTGCCCCAGTTATTTTATTAACTGCCTATAGTCAGTCTGAATTTATCGAAGATGCCAAAAATAAGGGTGTTATGCATTACTTGATTAAACCTGTTGATGAAAAGGAATTAATGGTTTCGATCGAACTGGTTATTGCCAGGTATAAGGACTTGAAATTAGCCCGGCAGGAGGTTCAAAGGGCATATAATAAGTTGAGTGAGAGAAAAATTATCGAAAGAGCTAAAGGTGTTTTAATGACTGATGAAAAATTCAGTGAAAAAGAAGCCTATCAGAAGATTCAAAGGGTAAGTATGAACAGGGGGATTTCCATGAAGGAGATTGCTGAGATGATAATAATCAATAGTGAGCTGAAGTAA
- a CDS encoding sensor histidine kinase, whose translation MNSLKGFCQEYTKLSAGDIAILEKYQASLQSIADLNKADVFIDCLMKDSKKAIVVAEAKPENSSSIYYDASWLGEGVSQQNEPGVFHTMWTGQDSHNTLGRAVTENKVLYNEGMIIRQSVVPIKNGEQVIACLIMEKNIEKQVEREKEYEIFKYAADMLSESFHEVVIRDGNLISHLYEGLIITNVEGKVVFVNPNAEKILAKIGTTVRPYNNIYFGELAFNIGFDEIKETKEKKIKELSLQNLVLQLKCIPITSAEEEIGFIFLIRDITEIKDKERELILKSTAIKEIHHRVKNNLQTVATLLRLQMRKHKDRELKDLLNQSINRIMSISVIYQLLCSEGNQILNLKMILKKIIDINTRGIMADEQKILTEISGQDIMLDSDKATTVALIVNELIQNSLKHAFQDQDEGFIKVKIVEDSGLVSIVVHDNGRGIQEDEISENSNLGLKIVNTLIKEKLKGNIDIKSNYGTETIIEFSNF comes from the coding sequence ATGAATAGTTTAAAAGGATTTTGCCAGGAATATACAAAACTTAGTGCCGGGGATATAGCGATACTGGAAAAATATCAGGCTTCTTTGCAATCTATTGCTGATTTAAATAAAGCAGATGTTTTTATCGATTGTTTAATGAAAGATAGTAAGAAGGCAATTGTAGTTGCGGAAGCTAAACCCGAAAATAGTAGTTCAATCTACTATGATGCTTCCTGGTTAGGGGAAGGGGTATCCCAGCAGAATGAGCCTGGTGTTTTTCATACTATGTGGACCGGCCAGGATTCCCATAATACCTTGGGCAGAGCAGTTACAGAAAATAAGGTTTTATATAATGAAGGAATGATAATCAGACAGTCGGTAGTACCAATTAAAAATGGTGAGCAGGTAATTGCCTGTTTAATCATGGAAAAGAACATTGAAAAACAGGTTGAGCGGGAAAAGGAATATGAGATTTTTAAATATGCGGCTGATATGTTAAGTGAAAGTTTCCATGAAGTAGTGATCAGGGATGGCAATCTAATCTCCCATTTATATGAAGGGTTAATTATTACTAATGTAGAGGGTAAAGTGGTTTTCGTCAACCCCAATGCAGAAAAAATTCTTGCTAAAATTGGTACAACTGTACGGCCTTATAATAATATCTATTTTGGTGAACTGGCCTTTAATATTGGTTTTGATGAAATCAAAGAAACTAAGGAGAAAAAGATTAAAGAGCTTTCACTGCAAAATCTGGTTCTACAGTTAAAATGTATCCCGATTACTTCAGCTGAGGAAGAGATTGGTTTTATATTTTTGATCAGGGATATTACTGAGATTAAAGACAAGGAGAGGGAATTAATACTGAAATCTACGGCGATCAAAGAGATTCATCATCGGGTAAAAAATAACCTGCAGACAGTGGCGACCCTTTTAAGACTTCAGATGAGAAAACACAAGGATAGAGAGCTGAAAGATCTGTTAAATCAAAGTATCAACCGGATTATGAGTATTTCAGTTATTTATCAATTGTTATGTAGTGAGGGTAATCAGATTTTAAACTTGAAGATGATTCTGAAAAAAATAATCGATATTAATACCAGGGGAATTATGGCAGATGAGCAAAAAATCCTTACAGAGATAAGTGGTCAGGATATTATGCTGGATTCAGATAAAGCTACAACTGTAGCCTTGATTGTAAATGAACTTATTCAAAATAGTCTAAAACATGCCTTTCAGGATCAGGATGAAGGGTTTATTAAAGTTAAAATTGTTGAAGATTCCGGATTGGTTAGTATTGTTGTTCATGATAATGGTAGAGGCATTCAGGAAGATGAAATATCTGAGAATAGTAATCTAGGCTTAAAAATAGTTAATACCTTGATTAAGGAAAAATTAAAGGGAAACATTGATATAAAATCAAATTACGGTACAGAAACTATTATTGAATTTAGTAATTTTTAA